In Coregonus clupeaformis isolate EN_2021a chromosome 7, ASM2061545v1, whole genome shotgun sequence, one genomic interval encodes:
- the LOC121568788 gene encoding chromobox protein homolog 8 isoform X1, which produces MELSAVGERVFAAESIIKRRIRRVCSLFSLHLRVSNNNGRMEYLVKWKGWSKKYSTWEPEENILDARLFAAFEERERERELFGPKKRGPKPETFLLKAKAKATAKTYECRREMPRGIRVSYPVPEPMITPRAREGLRAVVPTIFPPSTVNRGESVRVRPPEPERRPRPAPPPTFMAEEFVNIPKKRGPKPKLRLRFNIEPDSCPTEEPAKRSRLEEQQAPCGLSKMSRHCHHKGEMSERSVIQLTRRFQEGTSIVPKSNDAQRLVGTVSHPGTHSHDGRLVHKARLDHQSRRTLECVGGMSIPHPKLKHVSKNHFCGASDSSSSMQQSRPIVVAKSHASRSSGEQSAESWRPRLDNVEKVLVTDVTTNFLTVTIKESSTDKGFFKDKS; this is translated from the exons ATGGAGCTATCCGCTGTTGGAGAGCGAGTCTTCGCGGCCGAGTCCATCATCAAACGACGCATAAGAAGAGTATGCAGTTTATTTTCGTTACACCTCCGCGTTTCAAACAATAAT GGTCGAATGGAATACCTTGTGAAATGGAAGGGCTGGTCTAAAAA ATATAGCACCTGGGAACCGGAGGAAAACATTCTAGATGCGCGCCTCTTCGCTGCATTCGAAGAGAG GGAGCGTGAAAGGGAGTTATTTGGGCCTAAGAAGAGGGGACCGAAGCCGGAGACATTTCTGCTGAAG GCCAAAGCGAAAGCCACAGCAAAGACTTATGAATGCAGAAgagaaatgccaagggggattcGTGTTTCATACCCCGTTCCGGAGCCTATGATTACACCGAGAGCTCGAGAGGGACTAAGGGCTGTCGTGCCCACAATCTTCCCCCCTAGCACGGTCAACCGAGGAGAGAGCGTGAGGGTCAGACCACCAGAGCCAGAGAGAAGGCCGCGACCTGCGCCTCCGCCCACATTCATGGCTGAGGAATTTGTCAACATCCCTAAAAAACGGGGACCTAAACCCAAGTTACGTTTACGATTCAACATAGAGCCAGACAGCTGTCCAACAGAGGAGCCCGCGAAGAGGAGTCGGTTAGAGGAGCAACAGGCCCCATGCGGTCTGTCTAAAATGTCCAGACATTGTCATCATAAAGGCGAAATGTCTGAGAGAAGTGTCATCCAGTTGACGCGCAGGTTTCAAGAGGGAACGAGCATTGTGCCAAAATCAAACGATGCGCAAAGACTGGTGGGGACTGTGTCCCATCCTGGCACCCATAGCCACGATGGTAGACTTGTCCATAAGGCTAGACTCGATCACCAGAGCCGCAGGACTTTAGAATGCGTCGGGGGCATGTCTATCCCACACCCCAAACTGAAGCATGTGTCCAAAAACCATTTCTGCGGAGCTAGTGACTCTTCTTCATCCATGCAACAGTCTAGGCCCATTGTCGTCGCCAAATCGCATGCATCGAGGAGTTCTGGAGAGCAGTCAGCGGAGTCTTGGAGGCCTCGTCTGGATAACGTTGAGAAGGTGTTGGTCACAGATGTGACAACGAACTTTTTGACAGTCACCATCAAAGAGAGCAGCACAGACAAAGGTTTTTTCAAAGATAAAAGCTGA
- the LOC121568788 gene encoding chromobox protein homolog 8 isoform X2, translating to MELSAVGERVFAAESIIKRRIRRGRMEYLVKWKGWSKKYSTWEPEENILDARLFAAFEERERERELFGPKKRGPKPETFLLKAKAKATAKTYECRREMPRGIRVSYPVPEPMITPRAREGLRAVVPTIFPPSTVNRGESVRVRPPEPERRPRPAPPPTFMAEEFVNIPKKRGPKPKLRLRFNIEPDSCPTEEPAKRSRLEEQQAPCGLSKMSRHCHHKGEMSERSVIQLTRRFQEGTSIVPKSNDAQRLVGTVSHPGTHSHDGRLVHKARLDHQSRRTLECVGGMSIPHPKLKHVSKNHFCGASDSSSSMQQSRPIVVAKSHASRSSGEQSAESWRPRLDNVEKVLVTDVTTNFLTVTIKESSTDKGFFKDKS from the exons ATGGAGCTATCCGCTGTTGGAGAGCGAGTCTTCGCGGCCGAGTCCATCATCAAACGACGCATAAGAAGA GGTCGAATGGAATACCTTGTGAAATGGAAGGGCTGGTCTAAAAA ATATAGCACCTGGGAACCGGAGGAAAACATTCTAGATGCGCGCCTCTTCGCTGCATTCGAAGAGAG GGAGCGTGAAAGGGAGTTATTTGGGCCTAAGAAGAGGGGACCGAAGCCGGAGACATTTCTGCTGAAG GCCAAAGCGAAAGCCACAGCAAAGACTTATGAATGCAGAAgagaaatgccaagggggattcGTGTTTCATACCCCGTTCCGGAGCCTATGATTACACCGAGAGCTCGAGAGGGACTAAGGGCTGTCGTGCCCACAATCTTCCCCCCTAGCACGGTCAACCGAGGAGAGAGCGTGAGGGTCAGACCACCAGAGCCAGAGAGAAGGCCGCGACCTGCGCCTCCGCCCACATTCATGGCTGAGGAATTTGTCAACATCCCTAAAAAACGGGGACCTAAACCCAAGTTACGTTTACGATTCAACATAGAGCCAGACAGCTGTCCAACAGAGGAGCCCGCGAAGAGGAGTCGGTTAGAGGAGCAACAGGCCCCATGCGGTCTGTCTAAAATGTCCAGACATTGTCATCATAAAGGCGAAATGTCTGAGAGAAGTGTCATCCAGTTGACGCGCAGGTTTCAAGAGGGAACGAGCATTGTGCCAAAATCAAACGATGCGCAAAGACTGGTGGGGACTGTGTCCCATCCTGGCACCCATAGCCACGATGGTAGACTTGTCCATAAGGCTAGACTCGATCACCAGAGCCGCAGGACTTTAGAATGCGTCGGGGGCATGTCTATCCCACACCCCAAACTGAAGCATGTGTCCAAAAACCATTTCTGCGGAGCTAGTGACTCTTCTTCATCCATGCAACAGTCTAGGCCCATTGTCGTCGCCAAATCGCATGCATCGAGGAGTTCTGGAGAGCAGTCAGCGGAGTCTTGGAGGCCTCGTCTGGATAACGTTGAGAAGGTGTTGGTCACAGATGTGACAACGAACTTTTTGACAGTCACCATCAAAGAGAGCAGCACAGACAAAGGTTTTTTCAAAGATAAAAGCTGA